A window of the Virgibacillus pantothenticus genome harbors these coding sequences:
- a CDS encoding Crp/Fnr family transcriptional regulator: METNLLKKLPYEKAMIPKELHIMLNEIGTVKPMHQGRHLFHEGEDAHEIYLIRSGQIQIDKLTSDGKELTLRICNRGDIVGELTLFSQHATYFLSAKVIESGEVVMLNKDKLERELLSNPALTLEFMKWSADHMRKFQTKIRDLLLNGKKGALYSTLIRLSNSYGVVHKNGILIDMVFTNRELAQFCAARRESINRMLSELKKMGVISMEENGKILIKNIKFLRDEIGCEYCPIELCNIN, from the coding sequence ATGGAAACCAATTTACTGAAAAAGCTACCATATGAAAAAGCAATGATCCCAAAAGAATTGCACATCATGTTAAATGAAATAGGTACAGTAAAACCAATGCATCAGGGTCGTCACTTATTTCATGAGGGAGAAGATGCTCATGAGATTTACCTTATTAGATCAGGACAAATTCAAATTGATAAACTTACCTCAGATGGCAAAGAGCTAACGTTGAGAATATGCAATCGCGGTGACATTGTCGGCGAGCTGACTTTATTTAGTCAACATGCTACCTATTTTCTCAGCGCCAAAGTTATTGAATCCGGTGAAGTAGTTATGTTAAATAAAGATAAATTGGAAAGAGAACTTCTCTCCAACCCTGCTCTAACGTTGGAATTCATGAAGTGGAGTGCCGACCATATGCGCAAATTCCAAACAAAGATTCGCGATTTACTGTTAAATGGCAAAAAAGGTGCGCTTTATTCCACGCTTATCCGTTTATCAAACAGTTATGGAGTGGTTCATAAAAACGGAATTCTCATAGATATGGTCTTTACGAACAGAGAATTAGCCCAATTTTGTGCAGCCAGAAGAGAAAGTATTAATCGAATGCTAAGTGAACTTAAAAAAATGGGTGTTATTTCGATGGAGGAAAACGGTAAAATTTTAATCAAAAATATAAAGTTTCTTCGGGATGAAATTGGTTGTGAATACTGTCCAATTGAACTTTGTAATATTAACTGA
- a CDS encoding nitrate reductase subunit alpha, whose protein sequence is MKRKRSPLWRRLNYLKPKETYANNHSQLQEGNRDWERVYRNRWQHDKVIRSTHGVNCTGSCSWNIYVKDGIVTWEGQHLDYPTTGPDMPEFEPRGCPRGASFSWYLYSPLRVKYPYVRKKLLQLWREALKEYNHPLEAWRSIVENKDKAAKYKTARGKGGLVRADWEEVTKLVAASVLYTVIKYGPDRNVGFSPIPAMSMISHAAGSRFMSLIGGPMLSFYDWYADLPPASPQIWGDQTDVPESSDWFNAGYIITWGSNVPLTRTPDAHFLAEARYKGTKVVSVSPDYAESTKFSDDWLSVRQGSDGAVAMAMGHVILNEFYDKEMTPYFETYAKTYTDFPFIVRLKKGKQHFLADRFLHAKDLKKACRHSEWKPAMYNQRTSDFAIPQGTMGSRWSDEGKWNLLLVDELTGEPIEPILSFLGLEDKVVNVDMPYFDNTTKKLLKRAVPVKELELDGKREYVTTVYDLMLANYGVDRGIGGEVASTYDAIAPFSPAWQEEISGVDRKLVIKIAREFARNAIDTNGRSMIIMGAGINHWFNSDTIYRAIVNLVLMVGAQGVNGGGWAHYVGQEKLRPVEGWTQIATAKDWGGPPKLQNGTSFFYFATNQWRFEETPVSDLVAAHVDKARYDHHGDYNVLAARLGWLPSYPTFNQNGIELYKQAIAKGNSTTEQIGQYVAEQLKQQKLQFAIEDPDNPVNFPRNLFVWRANLISSSGKGHEYFLKYLLGTSHGLLNTDEDTIRPEEIKWRDKAAEGKLDLLINLDFRMAGTALYSDVILPAATWYEKHDLSSTDMHPFVHPFNPAIASPWEAKSDWDIFKALAKAVSDLAKSIDMDSIKEVVATPLNHDTPQEMAQTFGEIKDWSKGECEPIPGKTMPQIHVVERDYKTIYEKMTALGPNMVKSPYGSKGIQWKMDKEYEQVKRNIGTVKNGSIADGCPNLENAKDACEAILMLSSTTNGEIAVKAWEALESKTNLQLKDLATDRKEELFTFEQITAQPKTVITSPAFSGSEKGGRRYSPFTTNIERMIPFRTITGRQSYFLDHEMIKEFGEQFAVYKPILNHRPFRKERPEMEGKEITLNYLTPHNKWSIHSMYFDAQPMLTLFRGGPTIWLNKDDAKEVDVEDNDWIECFNRNGVVVARAVVSHRIPRTMAFMHHAQDRHIHTPGTKLTKNRGGTHNSPTRIHVKPTHMIGGYAQLSYGFNYYGPTGNQRDLNVVIRKLKEVDWLEN, encoded by the coding sequence ATGAAGAGGAAACGCTCACCGCTTTGGCGACGACTTAACTATTTGAAACCAAAAGAAACGTATGCAAATAATCATAGCCAGCTACAAGAAGGAAATAGAGATTGGGAACGAGTGTACCGAAATAGGTGGCAACATGACAAGGTTATTCGTTCTACACACGGTGTGAACTGTACGGGTTCATGCAGTTGGAATATTTACGTGAAAGATGGAATCGTTACGTGGGAAGGGCAGCATTTGGACTACCCTACAACTGGACCAGATATGCCAGAATTTGAACCACGTGGTTGTCCGAGGGGAGCTAGCTTTTCTTGGTATCTTTACAGTCCTCTCCGAGTGAAATATCCGTATGTTCGGAAAAAATTATTACAATTATGGAGAGAAGCATTAAAAGAATACAACCATCCTTTAGAAGCTTGGCGAAGTATTGTAGAAAATAAAGATAAAGCAGCTAAGTATAAAACTGCTAGAGGAAAAGGTGGCTTAGTTCGTGCTGATTGGGAAGAAGTAACAAAGCTAGTTGCCGCTTCGGTTCTTTATACGGTAATCAAATATGGTCCAGACCGTAATGTTGGCTTTTCACCGATTCCGGCAATGTCGATGATTAGTCATGCTGCTGGAAGTAGGTTCATGTCATTAATAGGTGGTCCAATGTTAAGCTTTTATGATTGGTATGCAGATCTTCCTCCAGCATCACCGCAAATTTGGGGAGACCAAACGGATGTACCAGAAAGCTCCGATTGGTTTAATGCAGGCTATATCATAACATGGGGATCCAATGTACCATTGACGCGTACCCCGGATGCTCACTTTTTAGCAGAAGCGCGTTACAAAGGGACTAAGGTCGTTTCTGTTAGCCCCGACTATGCGGAGTCGACGAAGTTTTCGGATGATTGGTTGTCCGTGAGGCAGGGAAGTGATGGAGCTGTTGCCATGGCAATGGGACATGTTATTTTAAATGAGTTTTACGATAAGGAAATGACTCCATATTTTGAGACATATGCCAAAACATACACGGATTTTCCATTTATAGTTCGTTTGAAAAAAGGTAAACAGCATTTTCTGGCGGATCGTTTCTTGCATGCGAAAGATTTAAAAAAAGCATGTAGACATAGCGAATGGAAGCCAGCTATGTATAACCAACGAACCAGTGACTTTGCTATTCCACAAGGAACGATGGGATCTCGCTGGAGTGATGAAGGAAAATGGAATCTCTTACTGGTAGACGAACTAACAGGAGAACCAATTGAACCCATCTTAAGCTTTTTAGGTTTAGAAGATAAAGTAGTAAATGTAGATATGCCTTACTTTGACAATACGACAAAAAAACTATTAAAACGGGCAGTTCCCGTGAAGGAATTGGAGCTAGATGGGAAGCGGGAATATGTTACAACGGTCTACGATTTAATGCTGGCAAATTATGGGGTGGACCGAGGCATCGGTGGTGAGGTTGCTAGCACGTATGATGCGATTGCACCCTTCTCGCCAGCTTGGCAAGAGGAAATCAGTGGCGTAGATCGGAAATTAGTTATAAAAATAGCTCGAGAGTTTGCCCGGAATGCTATTGACACAAACGGTCGATCAATGATTATTATGGGAGCAGGCATTAACCATTGGTTCAACTCTGACACCATTTATCGCGCAATTGTCAATCTTGTGTTAATGGTCGGCGCCCAAGGAGTGAATGGAGGAGGATGGGCTCACTATGTAGGACAGGAAAAATTACGCCCTGTAGAAGGCTGGACGCAAATAGCTACAGCCAAAGATTGGGGCGGGCCTCCAAAGTTGCAAAATGGAACTTCTTTTTTCTATTTCGCTACAAACCAATGGCGATTTGAAGAGACACCAGTGAGTGATCTCGTTGCAGCACATGTAGATAAAGCAAGATATGATCACCACGGTGATTACAATGTATTAGCTGCTAGGCTCGGTTGGTTGCCGTCTTATCCTACATTTAATCAAAATGGGATTGAATTGTATAAACAAGCAATAGCCAAAGGAAATAGTACGACTGAGCAAATTGGTCAATATGTCGCAGAACAATTAAAGCAACAAAAGCTGCAATTTGCCATAGAAGATCCAGATAATCCTGTCAATTTTCCGAGAAATTTATTTGTCTGGCGAGCTAATTTGATTTCCAGTTCAGGTAAAGGACACGAATATTTTCTGAAATACTTATTAGGAACGTCACATGGGTTGTTAAATACGGATGAAGATACGATACGCCCAGAAGAAATAAAATGGCGGGATAAGGCAGCTGAAGGAAAATTAGACCTGTTAATCAATTTGGACTTTCGGATGGCTGGCACAGCACTATACTCAGATGTGATTTTACCGGCGGCCACATGGTACGAAAAGCATGACCTATCGAGTACGGACATGCATCCGTTTGTACATCCATTTAATCCAGCGATTGCTTCACCATGGGAAGCAAAGTCGGATTGGGATATATTTAAGGCATTAGCAAAAGCAGTTTCTGACTTAGCAAAATCTATCGATATGGATTCGATAAAAGAGGTAGTCGCTACTCCATTAAACCATGATACACCTCAAGAAATGGCACAAACATTTGGGGAAATTAAGGATTGGTCCAAAGGAGAATGCGAACCGATTCCAGGCAAAACGATGCCACAAATTCACGTGGTTGAACGAGATTATAAAACAATTTATGAAAAAATGACCGCCCTTGGTCCAAATATGGTAAAGAGTCCATATGGCAGTAAAGGTATCCAATGGAAAATGGATAAGGAATATGAGCAAGTGAAGCGCAATATCGGCACTGTTAAAAATGGGAGCATAGCTGATGGTTGTCCTAACCTCGAAAATGCTAAAGATGCATGTGAAGCGATTCTCATGCTTTCCTCTACAACCAACGGAGAGATAGCAGTGAAGGCGTGGGAAGCATTGGAATCAAAAACAAATCTGCAGCTTAAGGATTTAGCCACTGATCGTAAAGAGGAGTTATTCACCTTTGAGCAAATAACCGCACAACCAAAAACGGTTATTACATCGCCGGCATTCAGTGGCTCGGAAAAAGGAGGACGGAGATATTCACCGTTTACAACAAATATTGAAAGAATGATCCCCTTCCGCACCATTACGGGAAGACAATCTTATTTCTTAGATCATGAAATGATAAAAGAATTTGGGGAACAGTTTGCTGTATATAAACCCATTTTAAACCATCGACCGTTTCGAAAAGAACGCCCAGAAATGGAAGGAAAGGAAATTACGCTCAATTATTTGACTCCTCATAACAAATGGTCCATTCACAGCATGTACTTTGATGCTCAGCCTATGTTAACGCTCTTTAGAGGGGGGCCAACAATTTGGTTAAACAAAGATGATGCAAAGGAAGTAGATGTAGAGGATAACGATTGGATCGAATGCTTCAACCGAAATGGCGTTGTTGTGGCACGGGCGGTTGTATCCCATCGGATCCCGAGGACGATGGCCTTTATGCATCATGCCCAGGACAGACATATTCATACGCCAGGAACAAAATTAACAAAAAATCGTGGCGGTACGCATAATAGTCCAACACGTATTCATGTGAAACCAACACATATGATTGGTGGCTATGCGCAACTTAGCTACGGCTTTAATTACTATGGTCCTACTGGGAATCAGAGAGACTTAAATGTGGTTATTCGAAAGTTGAAGGAGGTAGATTGGCTTGAAAATTAA
- the moaA gene encoding GTP 3',8-cyclase MoaA, whose translation MSPLLDKLGRPLQDLRISVTDRCNFRCRYCMPKEVFGKDFTFMPRNKLLSFEEIERITKIFVKLGVKKIRLTGGEPLLRKDLPMLIEKLANISGLDDIALTTNASLLERMAAKLKQAGLKRVNVSLDALDIKTFQSISDTAHKNETVLRGIDKAMQVGLGVKVNMVVKKGMNDDRIVPMASYFKKRGITLRFIEFMDVGQSNGWDYSKVISKKELLATLSKHFELESVDANDIGQVAKRYRYRGTKTEVGFITSVSEPFCSTCTRMRIAADGKLYKCLFATEGFDLRSLLRSGLNDETIQSAIVSTWRERVDRYSDERTEESAKNRKKIAMSYIGG comes from the coding sequence ATGTCACCTTTATTAGATAAATTAGGACGCCCTTTACAAGATCTACGGATTTCTGTCACAGATCGGTGCAATTTTAGGTGCAGATATTGTATGCCAAAAGAGGTATTTGGTAAGGACTTTACGTTTATGCCTAGAAACAAACTTCTTTCCTTTGAGGAGATAGAACGAATTACTAAAATCTTTGTAAAACTTGGAGTGAAAAAAATTCGCCTAACTGGTGGGGAACCGCTATTACGTAAAGATTTACCGATGTTAATAGAGAAATTAGCCAATATTTCCGGATTGGATGATATTGCCTTGACAACCAATGCCTCTTTACTAGAGCGTATGGCTGCTAAATTAAAGCAGGCAGGGTTAAAAAGGGTAAATGTAAGTTTAGATGCACTCGATATTAAAACATTTCAATCCATTAGTGACACCGCTCATAAAAATGAAACTGTTCTTCGAGGGATTGACAAGGCAATGCAAGTTGGCTTAGGTGTAAAGGTCAATATGGTTGTCAAAAAAGGGATGAATGATGACCGAATAGTTCCAATGGCAAGCTATTTCAAAAAACGTGGAATAACGTTACGCTTTATCGAGTTTATGGATGTTGGACAATCGAACGGATGGGATTATAGTAAAGTCATTTCAAAAAAAGAATTACTTGCTACACTTTCAAAGCATTTTGAACTAGAATCGGTTGATGCAAATGATATAGGTCAGGTTGCTAAACGATATCGTTATCGTGGAACAAAAACAGAAGTTGGTTTTATCACTTCCGTATCTGAACCATTCTGTTCTACATGTACGAGAATGCGAATTGCAGCTGATGGCAAGTTATATAAATGCCTTTTTGCAACAGAAGGCTTTGATTTACGAAGTTTGTTGCGTTCAGGTTTGAATGATGAAACAATTCAATCAGCTATTGTCTCGACCTGGAGAGAAAGGGTTGATCGTTATTCAGATGAACGAACAGAGGAATCTGCAAAAAACAGGAAGAAAATAGCAATGTCTTATATAGGTGGTTAG
- a CDS encoding nitrate/nitrite transporter: MLKKSGLQLSLQTSSLIIGFMVWVLISSLMPSMKEDIPLTAGQVSLVTAIPVILGSVLRVPIGFFTNRYGARIIHIICFCTLLLPVFYISLANSFIDLIIGGFIIGVGGATFSIGVTSLPKYYPKEKHGLINGIYGVGNIGTAITTFLAPVIAHSFGWQRTIQFYLVLILLFLIFNIAFGDKKESKVKTSMVEQITKVYKNSTLWFLSLFYFITFGAFVAFTVFLPNFLVTNFALTSIDAGVRTAVFIAVATFLRPVGGWLADKFNAYYILMAVFVGVAISGILLSFSPNIHWYTFGSLSVAISVGIGNGTVFKLVPLYFSKQAGIVNGIVAAMGGLGGFFPPIILTTVHNITGHYAIGFMALSQFAFISLVIVIFMYYQEQRDLERKVFEGTSEGIMITNIHGEIQYVNPAFTKMTGYSKEEAIGKRPSLLHSGKQDKSFYELMWQDINKHGYWQGEIWNKRKNSEVYKEWLHISTIKNNAGQIKYYVGMFNDLSMYNRPIISDKNVSS; this comes from the coding sequence ATGTTAAAAAAATCAGGTCTTCAGCTTTCCTTGCAAACTTCCAGTCTAATTATCGGCTTTATGGTATGGGTATTAATCTCTTCCTTGATGCCCAGTATGAAAGAAGATATTCCATTAACTGCTGGACAAGTCTCGTTAGTTACGGCTATCCCGGTTATTTTAGGTTCCGTCCTACGTGTTCCTATTGGGTTCTTTACCAATCGATATGGCGCAAGGATTATCCATATTATTTGTTTCTGTACGCTACTGCTCCCGGTCTTCTATATAAGTCTTGCTAATTCGTTTATAGATTTAATTATCGGAGGATTTATAATTGGTGTGGGCGGAGCTACTTTTTCCATTGGGGTAACCTCTTTACCAAAATATTACCCAAAAGAAAAGCATGGATTAATCAACGGAATATACGGCGTAGGGAATATTGGTACGGCTATTACTACTTTCTTAGCACCGGTTATTGCCCATTCCTTTGGCTGGCAAAGAACGATTCAATTCTACCTTGTACTTATACTCTTGTTTCTTATCTTCAATATTGCATTTGGCGATAAAAAAGAATCCAAGGTTAAAACATCAATGGTTGAACAAATAACCAAGGTATATAAGAATTCTACCCTATGGTTTCTAAGCCTATTTTATTTTATAACGTTTGGCGCATTTGTTGCATTTACTGTATTTTTACCTAACTTTTTAGTTACAAATTTTGCATTGACATCTATTGATGCAGGTGTGCGAACCGCCGTCTTTATTGCAGTTGCAACATTTCTTAGACCAGTAGGTGGATGGCTAGCAGATAAATTTAATGCCTATTATATACTCATGGCTGTATTTGTTGGTGTAGCCATTTCTGGTATTCTATTATCCTTTTCACCAAATATTCATTGGTATACGTTTGGCTCTCTTTCCGTTGCCATAAGTGTTGGAATCGGCAACGGAACCGTATTCAAGCTGGTTCCATTATACTTCTCAAAACAAGCTGGGATTGTTAATGGTATCGTGGCAGCAATGGGAGGATTAGGTGGGTTCTTTCCCCCAATTATATTAACCACCGTTCATAATATAACGGGGCATTATGCCATCGGATTTATGGCACTTTCCCAATTTGCTTTCATAAGCCTAGTAATTGTTATATTCATGTATTACCAAGAACAAAGAGATCTAGAAAGAAAAGTATTCGAAGGAACCTCAGAAGGGATTATGATAACGAACATCCATGGGGAGATTCAATATGTTAACCCTGCCTTTACAAAGATGACAGGGTACAGTAAAGAAGAAGCAATCGGGAAGAGACCTAGCCTTTTGCATTCTGGAAAACAGGATAAGTCTTTTTATGAACTAATGTGGCAAGATATAAATAAACATGGTTATTGGCAAGGAGAAATATGGAACAAGCGGAAAAATAGTGAAGTGTATAAAGAATGGTTACATATAAGCACCATTAAAAATAATGCTGGACAAATAAAATACTACGTTGGCATGTTTAATGATTTATCTATGTATAACCGACCAATAATCAGCGATAAAAATGTTTCTTCATAA
- the moaC gene encoding cyclic pyranopterin monophosphate synthase MoaC codes for MADFSHFNEHGRAKMVDISEKNESERKAIARSSVNMNKMVYENIVEQKNKKGDVLGVAQIAGIMGAKQTSSLIPMCHPIPISSVDLSFTWVELDAYDMYQLVIQAEVKTVGPTGVEMEALTAAATAALTVYDMCKAIDKGMTIGPTFLQEKSGGKSGDYHRGTN; via the coding sequence ATGGCAGACTTCTCACATTTCAATGAACATGGAAGGGCTAAAATGGTTGATATTTCTGAAAAAAATGAAAGTGAAAGAAAGGCAATCGCCCGGTCAAGTGTAAATATGAATAAAATGGTTTATGAAAATATTGTCGAACAAAAGAATAAAAAGGGAGATGTACTGGGGGTAGCTCAAATAGCTGGTATCATGGGAGCAAAGCAAACATCATCCCTCATTCCGATGTGTCATCCGATACCGATTAGCAGTGTAGACCTTTCATTTACTTGGGTTGAGTTAGATGCATATGATATGTATCAGTTAGTTATCCAAGCTGAGGTTAAAACAGTCGGTCCAACAGGAGTAGAAATGGAGGCGTTAACCGCAGCCGCCACCGCAGCATTAACTGTTTATGATATGTGTAAGGCGATCGATAAAGGGATGACGATTGGACCAACCTTTTTGCAAGAAAAAAGCGGTGGCAAAAGCGGCGATTATCATAGGGGCACAAACTAG
- the narI gene encoding respiratory nitrate reductase subunit gamma, translating to MIDLLLWGVFPYIVLTIFIGGHIYRYQKDQFGWTTKSSEFLEKKLLRVGSVLFHFGIFAVLGGHVLGLIIPVEFYQSLGITEHTYHVIAIVCGLPAGLAAFTGATILLYRRISVKRIKVTTSPSDWVALIFVLMAIITGLLATSFNVDAHGFDYRTTIAPWIRGILVFHVQPELMASVPIWFKIHIYTTFGLYTVWPFTRLVHAFSFPIRYLRRSYIIYRERVALKKIN from the coding sequence ATAATCGATTTATTACTGTGGGGAGTATTTCCATATATTGTATTGACGATATTTATTGGTGGTCATATTTATCGGTATCAAAAAGACCAGTTTGGCTGGACAACAAAATCAAGTGAGTTTTTAGAGAAGAAATTATTACGTGTTGGATCTGTATTATTTCATTTTGGTATTTTTGCTGTTCTTGGTGGTCATGTTCTTGGTCTTATTATTCCAGTTGAATTCTATCAATCATTAGGTATTACAGAGCATACCTATCATGTTATTGCTATTGTATGCGGCTTGCCAGCAGGGCTTGCTGCTTTCACAGGGGCTACGATCTTATTGTATCGCCGAATAAGTGTAAAGCGAATTAAAGTAACGACTTCGCCAAGTGACTGGGTAGCCTTGATTTTTGTGTTAATGGCAATCATAACTGGACTTTTAGCAACTAGTTTCAATGTTGATGCTCATGGATTTGACTATCGTACGACCATCGCTCCTTGGATTAGGGGAATACTAGTCTTTCATGTACAACCGGAACTAATGGCTAGCGTTCCAATTTGGTTTAAGATTCATATTTATACGACGTTTGGTTTATATACAGTATGGCCTTTTACAAGACTTGTTCATGCATTTAGTTTTCCTATCCGTTATTTACGTAGAAGTTATATTATTTATAGAGAAAGGGTAGCTTTAAAAAAAATTAATTAG
- the narJ gene encoding nitrate reductase molybdenum cofactor assembly chaperone — MNPVAMYQMIAFLLKYPNEELMKELPYLKQEIEHLNDPLIKNKLHKFIEIVSDTHLTDWVDHYVETFDFGKVTNLYVTYLKLGEHRKRGMELLQLKNFYEQAGFFVTDKELPDYLPLMLEFCAQVSMEKSNELLQLHSKSIWMIREKLSEAGSYYDLLFDALFLQMEANGLEIEPYNQEIVNAEVR; from the coding sequence ATGAATCCAGTAGCAATGTACCAAATGATCGCTTTTCTTTTGAAGTACCCTAACGAAGAGTTAATGAAGGAATTGCCATATTTAAAACAGGAAATAGAACATTTAAACGACCCATTGATCAAAAATAAACTGCATAAATTCATTGAAATTGTGTCGGATACGCATTTAACCGATTGGGTAGATCATTACGTTGAAACCTTTGACTTTGGGAAAGTGACCAACTTATACGTTACCTATTTGAAATTAGGAGAGCATCGAAAAAGAGGCATGGAATTATTACAGTTAAAAAATTTCTATGAGCAGGCTGGATTTTTTGTAACGGATAAGGAACTTCCTGATTATTTACCGCTAATGCTTGAATTTTGTGCTCAAGTTTCTATGGAAAAAAGTAATGAGTTGCTGCAGCTTCATAGCAAGTCGATTTGGATGATACGTGAAAAACTTTCAGAAGCTGGTAGTTATTATGACTTATTATTTGACGCACTATTTCTACAAATGGAAGCAAATGGATTAGAAATTGAACCGTACAACCAAGAAATAGTTAACGCAGAAGTGAGGTAG
- a CDS encoding spore coat protein: protein MNLAAHELHELSELIAGCYNTVTCMASYINQAQDPELKELLQNHFPLHVKDYNLKVEFVQSQTTPDISKFKPADLKPVLDSYTQAPVNEFPSVTPRTDVQQHNDREIATAYLLNQKSSAKNYSIASVECANPDLRTFLENAFLNSNHHAYEIWQYMTKKGYYPLMAAPQNAINTIGSIYQPVEQLTQQ, encoded by the coding sequence ATGAATTTAGCTGCTCATGAATTACATGAACTAAGTGAACTTATTGCAGGTTGTTATAATACGGTCACATGTATGGCTAGTTATATTAATCAAGCGCAAGACCCAGAATTAAAAGAATTATTACAAAATCATTTTCCACTACATGTTAAAGACTACAATTTAAAAGTAGAATTTGTCCAAAGTCAAACGACACCAGATATTTCGAAATTCAAACCAGCTGATTTAAAGCCTGTATTAGACTCTTATACCCAAGCGCCAGTTAACGAATTTCCATCTGTTACTCCGAGAACAGATGTGCAACAACACAATGATCGGGAAATTGCAACAGCTTATTTATTAAATCAGAAAAGCTCTGCAAAAAACTATAGCATTGCATCAGTAGAGTGCGCCAACCCTGATCTAAGAACCTTTTTAGAAAACGCGTTTTTAAATAGTAACCACCACGCATATGAAATATGGCAGTATATGACAAAAAAAGGTTACTACCCATTAATGGCAGCACCACAAAATGCCATAAATACGATTGGATCTATTTATCAACCTGTGGAACAATTAACACAACAATAA
- the narH gene encoding nitrate reductase subunit beta — protein sequence MKIKAQVGMVMNLDKCIGCHTCSVTCKTTWTNRAGAEYMYFNNVETKPGIGYPKQWEDQDKYKGGWELRDGKLTLKSGSKAKRLIDLFYNPYQPEIDDYYEPWDYDYETLTNSKEKKHQPVARAKSAITGEFMDLEWGPNWEDDLAGAHITGLRDPNILQMEETIKTEFEDVFMMYLPRICEHCINAPCVSACPSGAMYKRDEDGIVLVDQNACRAWRHCVTSCPYKKVYFNWKTNKAEKCTMCYPRIENGKPTICSETCVGRIRYLGIMLYDADKVLDAASVEDEKDLYNAQLNIFLDPNDPAVIAEAKKEGIPMDWIEAAQKSPLYKMVIDWKIALPLHPEYRTMPMVWYIPPLSPIMNMIEGKGSKANTEDIFPAIDQMRIPIEYLANLLTAGDTEQIRKALKKMAVMRSYMRSETTGNVFHLDRITELGLKEADIKEMYRLLAIAKYHDRFVIPMSHKEEVANLYEEQGICGLDFAGGPGNCGVFS from the coding sequence TTGAAAATTAAAGCACAGGTAGGAATGGTCATGAACCTTGATAAGTGCATTGGTTGCCATACTTGCAGTGTTACATGTAAAACTACTTGGACGAACCGCGCCGGAGCGGAATATATGTACTTTAATAATGTAGAAACAAAGCCGGGAATTGGTTATCCAAAACAGTGGGAAGATCAGGATAAATATAAGGGAGGTTGGGAATTAAGAGATGGTAAACTAACGCTTAAATCTGGGTCAAAAGCAAAACGACTTATCGACCTCTTTTACAATCCTTACCAGCCAGAAATCGATGATTATTATGAACCGTGGGATTATGATTATGAGACATTAACGAATTCCAAAGAGAAAAAGCACCAGCCAGTTGCCAGGGCAAAGTCAGCGATAACGGGTGAGTTCATGGATTTGGAATGGGGACCGAATTGGGAGGATGATCTTGCAGGTGCTCATATAACAGGACTTAGGGATCCGAATATCCTGCAAATGGAAGAAACGATTAAAACAGAGTTTGAAGATGTATTTATGATGTATTTACCACGGATATGTGAACATTGTATCAATGCTCCCTGTGTTTCTGCTTGTCCATCAGGAGCTATGTACAAGCGAGATGAAGATGGTATTGTACTTGTTGATCAAAATGCATGTCGCGCCTGGAGACACTGTGTCACTTCTTGTCCGTATAAAAAAGTGTATTTCAATTGGAAAACAAACAAAGCAGAAAAGTGTACCATGTGTTATCCAAGAATAGAAAATGGCAAACCTACTATATGCTCGGAAACATGTGTCGGCAGAATTCGCTATCTTGGCATTATGCTTTATGATGCGGATAAAGTACTAGATGCAGCGTCCGTAGAAGATGAAAAAGACTTATACAATGCTCAATTAAATATTTTTCTAGATCCGAACGATCCTGCAGTGATTGCAGAAGCAAAAAAAGAAGGAATTCCAATGGATTGGATAGAGGCAGCGCAAAAATCACCACTATATAAAATGGTTATAGATTGGAAGATTGCGTTACCTTTGCACCCTGAATACCGCACGATGCCAATGGTTTGGTATATCCCCCCACTAAGTCCAATTATGAACATGATTGAAGGGAAGGGGAGTAAGGCAAATACAGAAGATATTTTTCCCGCCATTGACCAAATGCGTATTCCTATTGAATACTTGGCAAATTTATTAACTGCTGGTGATACAGAGCAGATACGCAAGGCTTTAAAAAAGATGGCCGTCATGCGAAGCTATATGCGCTCGGAAACGACCGGTAACGTATTCCATCTCGATAGAATCACAGAACTTGGATTGAAAGAGGCAGATATAAAAGAAATGTATCGCTTGCTGGCAATTGCTAAATATCATGATCGCTTTGTTATTCCTATGAGCCATAAAGAAGAAGTTGCTAACTTATACGAAGAGCAGGGGATTTGCGGGCTTGATTTTGCAGGGGGACCTGGGAACTGTGGTGTCTTCTCATAA